A region of the Candidatus Hydrogenedentota bacterium genome:
TGGAGGAGCGTCGGTTATTGACAGGTATTCTTCCGAGCGACTGGTGTATTGCCCTCCGGCCCGAAGGGCCACCGACAAACTAGCCCAGGGCAACGCCCTGGGAAAGCAATCCCAATTGCCTCCTAGCCCTGAAAGGGCGGTACAGAGTGGCCTTAGTCGGCGTATTGTGCCGCCCTTTCAGGGCTGAATCGTAGTTGTTCCATTTAACCCGGGGCGTTGCCCTGGGCTAATATGTTTTTGGCCCTTCGGGCCAGAAAACTGGGCCAATTGACCGCCCCCTTTTAATAAGAACGAAAGGAGTACGCTCCAATCGGATGAACCAAAAATATTGACTACTGAGCGCACGGAGAACGTAATGGAGGGAGGGGAGCAGAGAGGCCCTCCAACGCGGCCATATCCACACTCGACACCGGCGACACTGAATGTCTTCTTCTCCGCGCCTCCGTGTCCGTGATCAAATTTTTGGTTAGATTGTGATCCAAGACACCCTTCTATGTCGTCTTCCCGACACTTGCCACAACGCGGTCTGTGCTGCTACTGTGGAGCCGCAATCCGAAACTAGAACGGTTTCAGGGACTACCAGAATGGCTATTCAAGGCAGGAGCATTTTGGGCTGCACCGGAGGTGTTTGCCTGTTGTACGTGCTGGCGCTCACTGCGCCGGGCTGGGCGTCCCATGCCGCGCCACCCGACTTCGAGCACCAGATCGCGCCGCTGCTCGTGAAGCGCTGCGTCGAGTGCCATCAAGAGCGGGACCCCTCCGGCGGGCTGGCGCTGGTCACGCGGGCGGGTTTGTTGAAGGGCGGCGGCGATGGCCCCGCTGTCGTACCCGGTGCGCCGGACGCGAGCCACATTTTTGCGCGGGTATTGGCGGGCGAAATGCCGCCCGAAGAGAAAGGGCTTTCGCGGAAACTGCCCGAAGCGGAGATCGCACTTCTTCGCGAATGGATTCAGTCGGGTGCGCCGTGGCCCGAAGGCCGCAAGCTCGACCTTTATGAAGCCACGACCGAAGTGCGCGGCGGGCGCGACTGGTGGTCTTTTCAGCCTATCAAGCCTGTGGCGCCACCAAACGTCACGCACCCCGAACTCGCCAGCAATCCCATCGACGCCTTCATCCTCGCGGGGCTGGAAAAGGCCGGCATGGAGCCTGCGCCCCTGGCGGATCGCCGCAACCTGATTCGGCGCGTGTACTATGATGTGATCGGCCTGCCGCCAAGCTTTGAACAGATCAAAGCTTTCGTCGCCGATGACCGGCCCGATGCGTGGGAGCGCGTGGTGGATGGCCTGCTCGCCAACCCGCACTACGGCGAAAAGTGGGCACGGCACTGGCTCGATGTGGTGCGCTTTGCGGAGACCAGCGGGTATGAGCGGGACCAGGAAAAGCCCTACGCCTGGCGTTACCGCGACTGGGTGGTGGATGCGATCAACGACGACCTGCCCTACGACCAGTTTGTGGTTCAGCAACTGGCGGGCGATGAGGTGCCTGACCGTACCGAGCGCACCGTCATTGCCACGGGCATGCTGCGCCTGGGCACGTGGAATGATGAACCGAACGACGCGCAGGACTACAAATACGAGCGCCTTGAAGATCTGGTACACGTCACTTCGTCCGCCTTTCTCGGGCTCACGGTGAAGTGTGCGCGGTGCCACGATCACAAGTTCGACCCGATCCCCCAGACGGACTACTACCGCCTGGCCGCCGCGTTCTGGCCGGGCGCCATTGAAGCGCGCGACGGGAAGTATGTCGGCGGGCCGACGCCGGAAGAACTCGGTTATGAGAATGTGCTCGGCTGGTCCGATATCACGAACACGCCCCAACCTATTCATCTGCTGAAAAATGGCGAGCGCGACAAACCGGGCGTCGCCGTGGAGGCGGGCGTGCTCACTGTTGTACCCGCGCTGGACCGCCCATTCGACATGCCGCCCGCCAACGCGAAATCCACTTTCCGCCGTCTGCAATTGGCGCGCTGGATCACGAACCCCGCCAATCCGCTTACGCCGCGCGTGGCGGTGAACCGCCTGTGGCAACACCACTTCGGCAAGGGACTGGTGCGCACGCCGGACAATTTCGGCTACAAGGGTGACCTGCCCACGCACCCCGAATTGCTCGACTGGCTGGCGAATGAACTCATCCAGGGGGGCTGGAAGATGAAGCCACTTCACCGCATGATATTGCTGTCGCGCACCTATCGCCAGGCGACGGTCCATCCACAACAGGACGCGTACAACTTGACCGACGCGTCGAACATGCATTGGTGGCGGGCCGAGCGCCGCCGACTCGATGCCGAGGCCCTGCGCGACACGATGCTGTCCGTGACCGGCGAGCTCGACGAAACACGCGGTGGGCCGAGCTTCAAACCCGCCATCGCGGCCGATGCCCTGGAGGGCCTGTCCACGAAGGATGCCGCGTGGAAAGCCTCGCCCGAGGGCCAGCAACACCGCCGCAGTCTATATATCTACAGCAAGCGCAGTTTACTGCCGCCGATGATGACTACGTTTAATTTCACCGACACGACCCTTCCCTGCGCCCAGCGCGATTCGACCATTGCGCCGACGCAGGCCCTGGCCCTGCTGAACAACGCCTTCACCCACGAACGCAGCGCGGCACTCGCGCGGCGGGTGATCTCCACTGCGGGCGCTACGCCGGAGGAACGCATAGGGCTGGCCTGGCGATACGCGCTGGAGCGCGACCCGACGCTCGACGAGGCGCGGCTCTCGCTGGAGCATCTGGTCGATCAACAGGCGCGCTTTGCGAAGGCGGGATTGGATGTCCCCGACCAGCGCGCCCTGGAGTCCCTTTGCCATGTGTTGCTGAACGGGAATGAGTTTATTTATGTGGATTAACAACGCACGTCACATGCGAATCGATTTCAGCGGAACCTATGGATGTTTTTCACCACGAAGAACACGAAGAGCACGAAGAAGAAAAGAAGGAAATAATTTTTTGGGAGTTGAGCTTTTTGCCAGTTTCGGCTGTCCGATATCTGAATCACGTTGCGCCGCGACGCATACATCGTGGTCACCCCGCACGCGCTCTCTTCACCTTCTTACCCCCTTCGTGCGCTTCGTGTTCTTCGTGGTAGGAATTTTTGATTGGAGCATTCCATGACCGACCACCGCCAATTCCCCTGCGGCAAGACCCGCCGCGAGTTTGTCTGGGAGATGGGCGCGGGCTTTGCCGGGGTCGCGTTGGCGGGGCTGCTGTCGGGCGAGGGTTTCTTTTCGCGCAGCGCCAGCGCCGCGAGCCTCAACCCGCTCGCGGCACGCCCTCCCCTGCTCTCCACCCGTGCGAAGTCGTGCATCTTTCTCATGATGAACGGCGCACCCAGCCAGGTGGACACGTTTGACTACAAGCCCGAGCTCCGGAAGTACGCGGGCATGACCATGCCCGATCATCTGAAGTACATTAATTCCGGCGGGCGCAAGGTGGGCTACCTGACGCCCAACTTCCGCGAATTTCGTCCCGGCGGCCAGAGCGGCCTCCTCATCTCCGACTATTTCCCGAACGTGCGCAAGCACGCCGACAAACTCTGCGTCATCAACTCGTGCCACACCGACAGCCACGCCCACGGCTCCGCGCTGGTGGCCATGAACACGGGCAAGACCTTCATCGGGCGGCCTTCGCTGGGGAGCTGGTGCGCCTACGGTCTTGGCAGCGAAAACCAGAGCCTGCCGGGCTATGTCGTCATGCTGGACAAGCGCGGCGGCCCCATCAGCGGCGAGCCGAACTGGTCCAGCGGCTTCATGCCCTCCACCTACGCCGGCACGCTGTTCCGCCCCGTCGGCGATCCCATCCTCGACCTCTACGGTCCCGAGCACCTGAGCCGCGAGGCCCAGCGCGCGCAACTCGACCTGATGGCCAAGTTCAACGAGATTCACATGACGCAATATCCCGGCGCGCAGGAACTCGCCGCGCGCGTGGAAACCTACGAACTCGCCTACCGCATGCAGGCCGAAGCCCCGGAGGCCGTGGAGATCACCAACGAATCGCCCGAGACCTTGACGATGTACGGCGTCGGCCAACAACCCACCGACGAGTTCGGCCGCAACTGCCTGGTCGCCCGCCGCCTCGTCGAGCGCGGCGTCCGCTTCGTCCAGCTCTACTCCGGCGGCGGCCACCTCGCAGAGACCTGGGACGCCCACGAGAGCATCGAGAAAAACCACGGCCAGCACGGCGCGGAAGTCGACCAGCCCATCGCCGCCCTCCTCAGCGATCTGGAGCAGCGCGGCCTACTCGACGAAACCCTCGTCGTCTGGGGCGGGGAATTCGGCCGTATGCCCTTCAGCGAAGGCCAGGGCGCGCCAGGCCGCAACCACAACCCCTACGGCTTCAGCATGTGGCTCGCGGGCGGCGGCGTGAAAGGCGGCATGACCTACGGCAGCACCGACGAACTCGGCTTCGCCGCCGCGGAAAACAAGGTCCACCTCCACGATATTCACGCCACGATCCTGCACCTCATGGGCGTGGACCACGAGGCCCTGACCTATTTTCACCAGGGGCGGGAAGAGAGCCTGACGGATGTGGGTGGAAGGGTTGTGCGGGAGGTGATGACCTGAGTTGAGTGCCGCGACCCCGCGTCCCGCCCCTACGTCGTTCCCTGTGCGGCTTCCAATTCGGCCATGCGCTTCGCATGGCGTTTGAGCAAGTCGTAGATGGGCCGATTGCCCGCGCGCTTGGCGACTTCGCGCAGGGTCATACCGTGTGACGGAATCCGTATGTCGGCTCCGGCCGCGAGG
Encoded here:
- a CDS encoding DUF1501 domain-containing protein, yielding MTDHRQFPCGKTRREFVWEMGAGFAGVALAGLLSGEGFFSRSASAASLNPLAARPPLLSTRAKSCIFLMMNGAPSQVDTFDYKPELRKYAGMTMPDHLKYINSGGRKVGYLTPNFREFRPGGQSGLLISDYFPNVRKHADKLCVINSCHTDSHAHGSALVAMNTGKTFIGRPSLGSWCAYGLGSENQSLPGYVVMLDKRGGPISGEPNWSSGFMPSTYAGTLFRPVGDPILDLYGPEHLSREAQRAQLDLMAKFNEIHMTQYPGAQELAARVETYELAYRMQAEAPEAVEITNESPETLTMYGVGQQPTDEFGRNCLVARRLVERGVRFVQLYSGGGHLAETWDAHESIEKNHGQHGAEVDQPIAALLSDLEQRGLLDETLVVWGGEFGRMPFSEGQGAPGRNHNPYGFSMWLAGGGVKGGMTYGSTDELGFAAAENKVHLHDIHATILHLMGVDHEALTYFHQGREESLTDVGGRVVREVMT
- a CDS encoding PSD1 domain-containing protein, producing MAIQGRSILGCTGGVCLLYVLALTAPGWASHAAPPDFEHQIAPLLVKRCVECHQERDPSGGLALVTRAGLLKGGGDGPAVVPGAPDASHIFARVLAGEMPPEEKGLSRKLPEAEIALLREWIQSGAPWPEGRKLDLYEATTEVRGGRDWWSFQPIKPVAPPNVTHPELASNPIDAFILAGLEKAGMEPAPLADRRNLIRRVYYDVIGLPPSFEQIKAFVADDRPDAWERVVDGLLANPHYGEKWARHWLDVVRFAETSGYERDQEKPYAWRYRDWVVDAINDDLPYDQFVVQQLAGDEVPDRTERTVIATGMLRLGTWNDEPNDAQDYKYERLEDLVHVTSSAFLGLTVKCARCHDHKFDPIPQTDYYRLAAAFWPGAIEARDGKYVGGPTPEELGYENVLGWSDITNTPQPIHLLKNGERDKPGVAVEAGVLTVVPALDRPFDMPPANAKSTFRRLQLARWITNPANPLTPRVAVNRLWQHHFGKGLVRTPDNFGYKGDLPTHPELLDWLANELIQGGWKMKPLHRMILLSRTYRQATVHPQQDAYNLTDASNMHWWRAERRRLDAEALRDTMLSVTGELDETRGGPSFKPAIAADALEGLSTKDAAWKASPEGQQHRRSLYIYSKRSLLPPMMTTFNFTDTTLPCAQRDSTIAPTQALALLNNAFTHERSAALARRVISTAGATPEERIGLAWRYALERDPTLDEARLSLEHLVDQQARFAKAGLDVPDQRALESLCHVLLNGNEFIYVD